One genomic segment of Mixophyes fleayi isolate aMixFle1 unplaced genomic scaffold, aMixFle1.hap1 Scaffold_65, whole genome shotgun sequence includes these proteins:
- the COQ6 gene encoding ubiquinone biosynthesis monooxygenase COQ6, mitochondrial, with product MLRPLCRPNLSRFLVPHRTLSSVDSTLYDVVISGGGMVGTTMACALGSHPHLRHKKILLLEAGQKKVCDPYPEQFSNRVSSITPGSATLLASFGAWDHICTMRLKPYKRMQVWDACSDALITFDKEGMEDIGYIIENDVITATLTQQLDSLSERVEVLYRSRAVGYTWPAPYHNGEGSPWVQIELADGQRLHTRLLIGADGHNSMVRSAAGMKCIHWSYNHVAVVATLELSESTDNNVAWQRFLPSGPIALLPLSDTCSSLVWSTSPEHASQLLEMDDESFVDAVNSAFWSSEHHSDFISAAGSLLRSAVSLLMPSGTSARQLPPSVSRLGKKSRAAFPLGLGHSTEYVRQRVALIGDAAHRVHPLAGQGVNMGFGDVASLVHHLSSAAFDGRDLGSTTHLLEYETERQRQNLPLMAAIDMLKRLYNTNQPSIVLFRTLGLQATNAVPQLKEQIMAFASK from the exons ATGCTTCGTCCGTTGTGTCGCCCCAATCTTTCCAGGTTTCTGGTTCCTCACCGCACCCTGAGTTCCGTAGACTCCACACTTTATGATGTAGTTATTTCCGGTGGAGGGATGGTCGGGACCACAATGGCCTGTGCTCTTG GCTCTCATCCCCACTTACGCCACAAGAAAATTCTGTTACTGGAAGCAGGGCAAAAGAAAGTATGTGACCCTTACCCCGAGCAATTCAGCAACCGAGTCAGTTCTATCACCCCGGGATCTGCCACCTTACTGGCCA GTTTCGGTGCCTGGGATCATATCTGCACAATGAGGCTGAAGCCATACAAGAGAATGCAG GTATGGGACGCTTGTTCCGATGCCCTGATCACATTTGATAAAGAAGGAATGGAGGACATAGGATACATAATAGAGAATGATGTCATCACAGCCACACTTACCCAACAGCTGGATTCATTGTCTG AGCGTGTTGAGGTTCTCTATCGAAGCCGTGCTGTGGGGTACACCTGGCCAGCACCGTATCACAATGGAGAGGGTAGTCCATGGGTGCAGATAGAGTTGGCAGATGGACAGAGGCTACACACAAGACTACTG ATCGGTGCAGATGGACACAATTCCATGGTCCGCAGTGCAGCGGGAATGAAATGTATTCACTGGAGTTATAATCATGTTGCAGTAGTTGCAACACTGGAGTTATCAGAG TCTACTGACAACAACGTGGCCTGGCAGAGATTCCTGCCCAGCGGACCCATCGCTCTCTTACCG CTTTCAGACACTTGCAGCTCCTTGGTCTGGTCCACGTCTCCTGAACACGCTTCCCAGCTACTGGAGATGGATGATGAGAGCTTTGTGGACGCCGTCAACTCCGCTTTT TGGAGCAGTGAGCATCATTCAGATTTCATTTCTGCTGCTGGATCATTACTGCGCTCAGCGGTGTCCTTGTTGATGCCTTCTGGAACTTCTGCCCGTCAGCTTCCTCCCAGTGTATCCCGGCTTGGTAAAAAGAGCAGGGCAGCCTTCCCTCTGGGATTGGGGCACTCCACGGAATATGTTCGCCAGCGCGTGGCATTAATTGG GGACGCTGCACACAGGGTGCATCCTCTGGCTGGTCAGGGTGTGAATATGGGCTTCGGCGATGTGGCCAGTCTAGTGCATCATCTCAGCAGCGCAGCATTTGACGGACGAGATTTAG GATCAACGACACACCTTCTGGAATACGAGACCGAACGTCAGAGGCAAAACCTTCCTTTAATGGCCGCTATTGATATGCTAAAGAGATTGTATAACACAAATCAGCCTTCCATAGTTTTGTTCCGGACTCTCGGCCTGCAGGCTACAAACGCAGTTCCTCAACTAAAA GAGCAGATTATGGCCTTCGCGAGCAAATGA
- the ENTPD5 gene encoding LOW QUALITY PROTEIN: nucleoside diphosphate phosphatase ENTPD5 (The sequence of the model RefSeq protein was modified relative to this genomic sequence to represent the inferred CDS: inserted 1 base in 1 codon) — protein sequence MDLGLHESMRSVSIIVTLWSALVIGCCLSDMKSVSPSIMGMQSVSNNTIYGIVFDAGSTGTRIHIYTFQQRAAGLPLELDGEVFESLKPGLSAFADQPEKGADTVRSLLRLAQDYIPSSHWKKTPLVLKATAGLRLLPEHQAEALLFEVKKVFHSSPFLVQKXSVSIMDGTDEGILAWITVNFLTGRLHGDHSVGTLDLGGGSTQITFLPLSKATLDQTPRDFLASFELFNSTYRLYTHSYLGLGLKEARLAVLRASAAQQKQMFRSHCFPPVLDAQWTFVGATYRYGGHSDGLAGFDACYSEVLPIVQGKLHQVDEIRESPFYAFSYYYDRAVDTSLIDYEEGGVVEVQDFARKAKEVCDHMERFSSHSPFLCMDLTYITALLREGFGFEEKTALKLTKKIEDVEMSWALGAVFCVLQSLALSG from the exons GATCTAGGACTACATGAAAGCATGAGGTCAGTGTCCATCATCGTTACGCTATGGTCtgcacttgtgattggctgctgcTTGTCCGACATGAAGTCTGTGTCCCCGTCTATCATGGGAATGCAGAGTGTCAGTAACAATACCATTTATGGCATTGTGTTTGATGCGGGCAGCACTGGGACACGAATCCACATCTACACCTTCCAGCAGAGAGCAGCAG GATTACCTCTAGAGCTGGACGGAGAAGTCTTTGAGTCCCTTAAGCCAGGACTATCTGCGTTTGCTGATCAGCCAGAGAAG GGTGCAGACACAGTACGTTCATTACTCCGCCTGGCGCAGGATTATATTCCTTCCTCACACTGGAAGAAAACGCCTCTAGTACTAAAAGCAACTGCTGGGCTGCGACTGCTCCCTGAACACCAGGCTGAAGCTCTGCTCTTTGAA GTGAAGaaagtcttccattcatctccgttCCTGGTCCAGA ACAGTGTCAGCATCATGGATGGAACAGATGAAG GAATCTTAGCCTGGATCACAGTTAACTTCCTGACAG GTCGGTTACACGGAGATCACAGTGTGGGGACTCTGGATTTGGGTGGAGGCTCCACGCAGATCACCTTCCTGCCTCTGTCTAAG GCGACATTGGATCAGACACCACGGGACTTTCTGGCTTCCTTTGAGCTCTTTAACAGCACATACCGTTTGTACACACACAG TTATCTGGGTCTTGGGCTGAAGGAAGCTCGTCTGGCTGTGCTAAGAGCGTCTGCAG CCCAACAGAAACAGATGTTCCGCAGTCACTGCTTTCCCCCAGTTTTGGATGCTCAGTGGACGTTTGTTGGAGCCACCTATAGATACGGAGGGCACTCTGATG GTCTCGCTGGATTTGATGCCTGTTATTCGGAGGTACTGCCCATTGTACAGGGGAAGCTTCACCAGGTTGATGAAATTCGAGAAAGTCCATTTTATGCCTTTTCCTATTACTACGACCGGGCCGTGGACACCAGTCTGATTG ATTATGAGGAGGGTGGAGTGGTGGAAGTCCAGGACTTTGCTCGAAAAGCCAAAGAAG TTTGTGATCACATGGAGCGCTTCTCGTCTCACAGCCCGTTCTTGTGTATGGATCTCACTTATATCACAGCTCTACTAAGGGAAGGATTTGGCTTTGAGGAGAAGACGGCGCTGAAG TTAACCAAAAAGATTGAGGATGTGGAGATGAGCTGGGCGCTGGGAGCCGTCTTCTGTGTGCTGCAATCTCTGGCTCTTTCAGGATAA